In the genome of Raphanus sativus cultivar WK10039 chromosome 4, ASM80110v3, whole genome shotgun sequence, one region contains:
- the LOC108848335 gene encoding uncharacterized protein LOC108848335, translated as MADSIPFYLNIVAFLCTVGAIALAIFHIYRHLLNYTEPTYQRYIVRIIFMVPVYAFMSFLSLVLPTSSIYFDSIREVYEAWVIYNFLSLCLAWVGGPGAVVLSLSGRSLKPSLCLMTCCFPPLTLDGRFIRRCKQGCLQFVILKPILVAVTLVLYAKGKYKDGNFNPDQAYLYLTIIYTISYTVALYALVLFYMACRDLLQPFNPVPKFVIIKSVVFLTYWQGVLVFLAAKSGFIQTAEEAAHFQNFIICVEMLIAAACHFYAFPYKEYAGANVGGAGSFSGSLSHAVKLNDFYHDTVHQFAPTYHDYVLYNHTDSGDEGTKKYRSRTFVPTGQEMEAMRKNQTVYANKIDGVSVVSSSVSSSVGSSPKSSSVTPEAAVKSSLLVDDASDSLDTMYDMSLIDIDISSFPSNVPSASESGS; from the exons ATGGCGGATTCGATACCGTTTTATCTCAACATCGTGGCGTTTCTATGCACTGTTGGAGCCATTGCATTGGCAATATTCCACATCTACAGGCACCTTCTCAACTACACGGAGCCTACTTATCAGAGATACATCGTACGCATCATCTTCATGGTCCCG GTTTACGCCTTCATGTCATTCTTGTCCCTTGTGCTACCTACAAGCTCCATTTATTTTGATTCCATACGAGAAGT TTATGAGGCTTGGGTCATTTACAATTTCCTATCGCTCTGTTTGGCATGGGTTGGAGGTCCAGGAGCAGTTGTGCTTAGTTTAAGCGGTCGCTCTCTCAAACCATCCTTGTGTCTCATGACTTGTTGCTTTCCACCTTTAACATTGGATGG GCGTTTTATTCGACGTTGCAAGCAAGGCTGTCTGCAGTTTGTTATTCTAAAACCTATCCTAGTGGCTGTCACACTTGTGCTTTATGCAAAAGGGAAGTACAAGGATGGAAACTTTAACCCTGATCAAGCATATCTCTACCTTACCATCATCTACACCATATCCTACACAGTTGCTTTGTACGCCCTTGTGCTGTTCTACATGGCCTGCAGAGATCTCCTTCAGCCATTCAATCCAGTCCCAAAGTTTGTGATCATTAAGTCTGTTGTCTTTCTAACCTATTGGCAG GGTGTTCTTGTTTTTCTTGCTGCAAAATCTGGATTCATACAAACCGCTGAGGAGGCAGCTCATTTTCAGAATTTCATTATATGCGTGGAGATGCTTATCGCTGCAGCGTGCCATTTCTATGCTTTTCCATACAAGGAGTACGCGGGTGCCAATGTTGGTGGAGCCGGAAGTTTCTCAGGGAGCCTCTCACATGCTGTGAAACTAAATGACTTCTACCATGACACTGTTCACCAG TTTGCTCCCACTTATCACGATTATGTACTCTATAACCATACTGATAGTGGAGACGAGGGGACAAAGAAGTACCGGTCGAGAACTTTTGTGCCGACTGGGCAAGAGATGGAGGCGATGAGAAAGAACCAGACTGTGTATGCAAACAAGATAGATGGTGTTTCGGTGGTCTCGAGTAGTGTATCTTCTTCAGTGGGAAGCTCACCGAAAAGCTCCAGCGTAACACCTGAGGCTGCTGTGAAATCTTCGCTGCTTGTTGATGATGCCTCGGATTCTCTTGATACGATGTATGATATGTCGCTCATCGACATTGATATATCTAGTTTCCCCAGCAATGTCCCCTCAGCAAGTGAAAGTGGGTCCTAG
- the LOC108852123 gene encoding uncharacterized protein LOC108852123 — MSEKLVFRSNGGGGGGGGDRYFHGEYLEKRQLFLRSYQFSRKQSFREKVTRSVRRVKRFVWTQLRSTRKLKRVFWSRLRSAFFFRRRRFFRLLHLHQDEPYYNCF, encoded by the coding sequence ATGAGTGAGAAGCTCGTTTTCAGAAGcaacggtggtggtggtggcggcggCGGAGACCGTTACTTCCATGGAGAGTATCTGGAGAAGAGACAGCTGTTTCTCAGGAGCTACCAGTTCTCCAGGAAACAGAGCTTCAGGGAGAAGGTTACTAGATCTGTTAGGAGAGTGAAGAGGTTTGTGTGGACACAGCTGAGATCAACGAGGAAGTTGAAACGCGTTTTCTGGTCTCGACTCAGATCGGCGTTTTTCTTCCGCCGCAGACGCTTTTTCCGTCTCCTTCATTTACACCAAGACGAACCTTATTACAACTGCTTCTAA
- the LOC108852337 gene encoding uncharacterized protein LOC108852337 encodes MPGSHGEITVDDQNGVDNNDHKTTTTRRRKKKKKEEDDDGVENENQLVMPSISKPRKRFIDKFRKRPKSPKRQSSSSGSSKGGCFSLRRRRRREEEEEDGSPSSPVSDPNDESFTHEMLRVMLETNDFCSNECNPHR; translated from the coding sequence ATGCCTGGAAGCCACGGGGAGATTACGGTTGATGATCAGAACGGAGTCGATAACAACGATCACAAGACGACGACCACgagaaggaggaagaagaaaaagaaggaggaggatgatgatggTGTTGAGAACGAGAATCAATTAGTAATGCCCTCGATTTCAAAACCCAGGAAGCGATTTATAGACAAATTCAGAAAGAGACCCAAATCACCAAAGCgacaatcttcttcttctgggtCGAGTAAAGGAGGATGCTTTTCTTTGAGGAGACGTCGGagaagagaggaggaggaggaggatggttctccttcttctccagTTTCCGACCCTAACGATGAAAGCTTCACTCATGAGATGCTGCGTGTTATGTTGGAGACTAATGATTTCTGCTCTAATGAGTGTAATCCGCATCGATGA
- the LOC108852734 gene encoding uncharacterized protein LOC108852734, with the protein MRSFVCKKMWWVVHRRTNKKNLHRDCENKKICDLGKDLEEILKGRLETIEEEPEEEERERLGESQKPMLVKAKMKVEKGKAIVKAKVKSGKVFYMLCVIGLASKRGFNDLPPTTPILRHDNQSSDLVSAIADMVRESYNGFGTLLLLHALNDTNFYKNQEITFLMPSDDHLSQADMSQESLETFILRHTIPAWLMINHMLRFPNKTLVPCSIPDKMFIITKSGRSGGLYVNNARIVSPNICRNSRVACHGVSNVITFSEDSFSKAMLSSVRERITSSRH; encoded by the exons ATGAGGAGTTTTGTGTGTAAGAAGATGTGGTGGGTTGTACATCGAAGGACGAACAAGAAGAACTTACATCGCGATTGTGAG AACAAGAAGATATGTGACTTGGGGAAAGACTTGGAGGAGATACTAAAGGGGAGGCTAGAGACCATAGAGGAggaaccagaagaagaagagcgagAGCGGTTAGGAGAATCACAGAAGCCAATGTTGGTTAAGGCTAAGATGAAAGTGGAGAAGGGCAAGGCAATAGTAAAAGCAAAAGTTAAAAGTGGGAAAGTGTTTTACATGTTGTGTGTTATTGGTTTAGCCTCTAAACGTGGTTTTAATGATCTT CCACCTACGACTCCCATATTGAGACATGACAACCAAAGCAGCGACCTAGTCTCTGCCATTGCCGACATGGTTAGGGAATCTTATAACGGTTTTGGCACCCTACTCCTTCTCCATGCCCTGAACGATACGAATTTCTACAAGAACCAAGAGATTACTTTCTTGATGCCTAGCGACGACCATCTTTCTCAAGCAGACATGAGCCAAGAGAGTCTTGAGACATTTATACTAAGACATACGATCCCTGCGTGGCTTATGATCAACCACATGCTTCGTTTCCCAAACAAAACTCTTGTACCTTGTAGCATCCCTGATAAAATGTTCATTATCACAAAATCTGGTAGGTCGGGGGGACTGTATGTGAACAATGCGAGGATCGTTTCACCTAATATTTGTCGGAATTCTCGCGTAGCTTGCCATGGAGTGAGTAACGTTATTACATTCAGCGAAGACTCCTTTTCAAAAGCAATGTTATCATCCGTTCGTGAAAGAATCACATCGTCCAGGCACTGA
- the LOC130511109 gene encoding uncharacterized protein LOC130511109: MEERNAIRDDLHQAYLEEETYWKQKSIITWLRSGDRNTRYFHAITKARRVRNTINSIQDDQGVIRRGQKEVADVATKYFQNLYASEETNSNLYMEVFSGFRRRVTQEMNDDLTKPVTEEEIQAALFDMGPHRAPGADGFSAAFYQKFWMDCKADLLAQVTSFFNTGILDQQHNHTNLCLIPKVYPPAGMTDFCHIALCNVSYKIISKILVNRLKHHLPDIVSEYQNAFVPGRLISDNIVVAHEIFHSLKVRKRQSNSYMAVKTDITKAYDRLEWRFLKETMQCMGFGERWIQWVMACISTVSYSVLINGVPEEVLSHMCIRAMEDRSLLGVKIAAQAPSVNHLLFADDSLFFSLANQKAARRLKEIFTKYEAVSGKYLGLPEQFGSKKGEMFAYIVDKVKQVVQGWKQKHLTQGGKEERLEVYIGMHGTESVYLRKKEQPNCLMARVLRARYFPDGDIFKATLKTKSSYAWKSILHGRELLVKGMRYIIGDGMTTNMWTDSWLNLHPPRPPRPQREVNPHSKVSDYFNASRTGWNIDKLREDVVHEDIEKILALKISDKAKQDLLGWHYNDNGLYSVKSGYWLATHLPDHNHIIPTYGSVDLKKQLWKTKVPAKLQHFLWRISSRCIATGNNLRRRHVTTDVICKRCWLEKETEEHLFFTCPYAKKIWRGAGIANPVIDRSPYMDIMENMEE; this comes from the exons ATGGAAGAAAGAAATGCTATCAGAGATGATCTTCATCAAGCTTACTTGGAAGAAGAAACATATTGGAAACAGAAAAGCATAATCACTTGGCTTAGATCAGGAGATAGAAATACTAGGTATTTCCATGCGATCACAAAAGCAAGAAGAGTAAGGAACACAATTAATTCTATCCAAGATGATCAAGGAGTTATTCGAAGGGGTCAAAAGGAAGTGGCTGATGTGGCTACGAAGTATTTTCAGAATCTTTATGCTTCTGAGGAGACAAATTCAAATCTATACATGGAGGTTTTTTCGGGATTCAGGAGGCGTGTTACACAAGAAATGAATGATGATCTTACAAAACCAGTGACTGAAGAGGAAATTCAAGCTGCTTTATTTGATATGGGACCTCATCGTGCACCTGGAGCTGATGGATTCTCTGCTGCTTTTTATCAGAAGTTTTGGATGGATTGCAAAGCTGATTTACTGGCACAAGTTACTTCTTTCTTTAACACTGGTATATTGGATCAGCAGCATAACCACACGAATCTCTGCCTTATACCAAAAGTATATCCTCCAGCGGGTATGACAGATTTTTGCCACATTGCTTTATGTAATGTTTCTTACAAAATCATTTCAAAGATTTTGGTTAACCGGCTGAAGCATCATTTACCTGATATCGTCTCGGAATATCAGAATGCGTTTGTTCCTGGTAGATTAATTTCAGACAACATTGTGGTTGCTCATGAAATTTTTCATAGCCTTAAAGTCAGAAAGCGTCAATCAAATTCCTATATGGCGGTTAAGACAGATATTACTAAAGCTTATGACCGCCTTGAGTGGAGATTTTTGAAGGAGACGATGCAATGTATGGGTTTTGGAGAAAGATGGATCCAGTGGGTTATGGCTTGTATATCTACGGTGTCCTATTCAGTGTTGATCAATGGTGTACCTGAAG AAGTTTTGTCTCACATGTGTATTAGAGCTATGGAAGATCGTTCTCTTCTTGGTGTGAAAATCGCAGCTCAAGCTCCCTCTGTAAATCATCTGCTATTTGCAGAtgattctctctttttctctttggcTAATCAAAAGGCTGCAAGACggttaaaagaaatatttaccAAGTATGAAGCTGTCTCTG GAAAATACTTGGGATTGCCAGAACAGTTTGGATCCAAGAAAGGAGAGATGTTTGCATATATTGTTGATAAGGTGAAACAAGTGGTTCAAGGTTGGAAACAGAAACATCTCACTCAAGGTGGAAAGGAG GAGAGGCTAGAGGTTTACATTGGTATGCATGGAACAGAGTCTGTATACCTAAGAAAGAAGGAG CAGCCTAATTGTTTAATGGCTCGAGTTCTGCGAGCTAGATACTTCCCGGATGGAGATATCTTCAAGGCCACTCTAAAGACAAAATCTTCCTATGCTTGGAAATCTATTCTTCATGGAAGGGAGTTGTTAGTGAAAGGAATGAGGTATATCATTGGAGATGGAATGACAACGAATATGTGGACAGACTCTTGGTTGAATTTACATCCTCCAAGACCACCAAGACCACAACGAGAAGTTAATCCTCACTCCAAGGTTAGTGATTATTTTAATGCTTCCAGAACGGGATGGAACATTGATAAGCTTCGAGAGGATGTGGTCCATGAGGATATTGAGAAGATTTTGGCTCTCAAAATAAGTGATAAGGCCAAACAGGATCTGCTAGGATGGCACTATAACGATAATGGACTCTACTCAGTCAAATCTGGCTACTGGTTGGCGACACACCTACCGGATCATAATCATATTATTCCAACGTATGGAAGTGTTGATTTAAAGAAACAACTATGGAAGACGAAAGTGCCAGCTAAACTACAACACTTCCTTTGGAGAATATCTTCACGTTGTATTGCCACGGGTAATAATCTCAGGAGAAGACATGTAACGACAGATGTTATTTGCAAACGTTGTTGGCTTgagaaagaaacagaggagCATTTGTTTTTTACCTGTCCCTATGCTAAGAAGATTTGGCGAGGTGCAGGAATAGCAAATCCAGTTATTGACA GATCTCCCTATATGGATATTATGGAGAATATGGAAGAGTAG
- the LOC108849057 gene encoding UMP-CMP kinase 3 isoform X2 yields the protein MGSTVDAAANKGVNGTATAKKPTVIFVLGGPGSGKGTQCAYIVEHYGYTHLSAGDLLRAEIKSGNENGTMIQNMIKEGKIVPSEVTIKLLQKAIQENGNDKFLIDGFPRNEENRAAFEKVTEIEPKFVLFFDCPEEEMERRLLGRNQGREDDNIETIRKRFKVFLESSLPVIQYYEAKGKVRKIHAAKPIEDVFQEVKAVFTPEAEKVEA from the exons ATGGGATCCACTGTTGATGCAGCAGCAAACAAG GGTGTTAATGGAACCGCAACTGCCAAGAAACCCACTGTTATATTTGTCCTTG GTGGCCCAGGAAGTGGGAAAGGTACACAGTGTGCCTATATCGTTGAACATTATGGCTACACACATCTGAGTGCTGGAGACCTTCTTAGAGCTGAAATTAAATCTGGCAATGAAAATGG AACTATGATCCAGAATATGATTAAAGAAGGGAAGATTGTACCATCTGAGGTTACAATCAAGCTTCTGCAGAAAGCAATTCAGGAAAACGGGAATGACAAGTTCCTCATTGATGGTTTCCCTCGCAATGAGGAGAACCGAGCTGCCTTTGAAAAAGTT ACTGAGATTGAGCCCAAGTTTGTCTTGTTCTTTGATTGTCCTGAGGAAGAGATGGAGAGGCGCCTGTTGGGCAGAAACCAG GGGAGAGAGGATGACAATATCGAGACTATAAGGAAGCGTTTCAAGGTGTTTCTTGAATCTAGCTTGCCTGTTATTCAGTACTACGAAGCTAAGGGTAAAGTTAGGAAG ATTCATGCCGCAAAGCCCATTGAAGATGTGTTTCAGGAGGTGAAGGCAGTCTTTACACCTGAAGCTGAGAAG GTTGAAGCCTAG
- the LOC108854689 gene encoding DEAD-box ATP-dependent RNA helicase 3, chloroplastic produces MASTVGVPSLYQVPPHLEFSKTTSKKRSGCLALSLNKPFFSPFSLRTTRLIHSSSSSSSLLIPSAVATPNSVLSEEAFKSLGLSDEFDLDGDSSSSDDAEELAISKLGLPQRLGESLEKRGITHLFPIQRAVLVPALQGRDIIARAKTGTGKTLAFGIPIIKRLTEQAGDYSEFRRPGRLAKFLVLAPTRELAKQVEKEIKESAPYLSTVCVYGGVSYTIQQNALTRGVDVVVGTPGRIIDLIEGRSLKLGEVEYLVLDEADQMLAVGFEEAVESILENLPQKRQSMLFSATMPTWVKKLARKYLDNPLNIDLVGDQDEKLAEGIKLYAISATSTSKRTILSDLITVYAKGGKTIVFTQTKRDADEVSLALSNSIASEALHGDISQHQRERTLNGFRQGKFTVLVATDVASRGLDIPNVDLVIHYELPNDPETFVHRSGRTGRAGKEGSAILMHSSSQKRTVRSLERDVGCRFEFISPPTVGDLLEASADHVVATLNGVHPESIKFFSATAQKLFEEKGTDALAAALAHLSGFSQPPSSRSLLSHEQGWVTLQLIRDPANARGFLSARSVTGFLSDVYRPAADRVGKIFIIADERVQGAVFDLPEDIAKELLENEVPEGNSISLITKLPPLQDDGPSSDNYGRFSSRDRMPRGGGGSRGSRFGGRGGGSSRGRDSWGGDDDRRSRSSGGGGSSWSRGGGGSRGSSDDWLIGGGSDRRSSSRAPSRERSFGGACFNCGSSGHRAADCPDKRGF; encoded by the exons ATGGCGTCGACGGTGGGAGTTCCATCTCTTTACCAGGTTCCTCCTCACCTGGAATTCTCCAAAACCACTTCCAAGAAGAGGTCTGGTTGCttagctctctctctcaacaAACCCTTcttctctcccttctctctccGTACAACTCGCCTTATCcactcctcttcctcttcctcctctctccTCATCCCTTCCGCCGTCGCGACTCCCAACTCCGTTCTCAGCGAGGAAGCTTTCAAAAGCCTCGGCCTTTCCGACGAATTCGACCTCGACGGCGACTCCTCTTCCTCCGACGATGCTGAAGAGCTCGCCATCTCGAAACTCGGCTTGCCTCAGCGTCTCGGCGAGTCTCTGGAGAAGCGTGGTATCACTCACCTCTTCCCCATTCAG AGGGCTGTGTTGGTTCCTGCACTTCAAGGACGAGACATCATAGCTCGTGCCAAGACAGGAACTGGAAAGACTTTAGCTTTCGGTATCCCTATCATCAAACGCCTCACTGAACAAGCTGGAGACTACTCTGAGTTCAG GAGGCCTGGTCGTCTTGCTAAGTTCCTTGTACTCGCGCCTACCAGAGAGCTCGCTAAGCAAGTGGAGAAGGAGATTAAGGAGTCTGCGCCTTATCTCAGCACTGTTTGCGTGTACGGTGGTGTCTCTTACACCATTCAGCAGAATGCTCTGACTCGTGgtgttgatgttgttgttggGACTCCTGGAAGAATCATTGATTTGATTGAAGGGAGGAGTCTCAAGCTGGGTGAGGTTGAGTACTTGGTGCTTGATGAAGCTGACCAGATGCTTGCTGTTGGGTTTGAGGAGGCTGTGGAGTCGATTCTTGAGAATCTCCCGCAGAAGAGACAGAGCATGCTTTTCTCGGCGACTATGCCTACTTGGGTTAAGAAGTTGGCGAGGAAGTACCTTGACAATCCCTTGAACATCGATCTG GTTGGAGACCAAGATGAGAAGCTCGCGGAAGGGATCAAACTCTATGCAATCTCAGCCACATCAACATCAAAACGCACTATTTTAAGTGACCTTATAACA GTGTATGCGAAGGGTGGGAAGACCATTGTTTTTACCCAAACGAAAAGAGATGCAGACGAGGTCTCTCTAGCGTTGTCAAACAGTATAGCTTCCGAGGCACTTCATGGAGATATCTCTCAGCATCAAAGAGAGAGAACACTCAATGGTTTCCGCCAGGGGAAGTTCACAGTACTGGTTGCCACTGATGTTGCATCTCGTGGACTTGACATCCCAAACGTAGATCTA GTTATCCACTATGAACTTCCTAATGACCCAGAGACTTTTGTGCACCGTTCTGGTCGTACCGGGCGTGCAGGGAAAGAAGGCTCTGCCATTCTCATGCACAGCAGCAGCCAGAAGAGAACCGTGAGGTCTCTGGAGCGTGACGTGGGATGCAGATTTGAGTTTATTAGCCCACCAACTGTTGGAGACTTGTTGGAAGCGTCAGCAGACCATGTGGTGGCCACTCTAAACGGTGTTCACCCTGAGTCTATTAAGTTTTTCTCAGCAACTGCTCAGAAACTGTTTGAGGAGAAAGGCACAGATGCTTTAGCTGCAGCTCTGGCTCACCTTAGCGGTTTCTCTCAGCCACCTTCATCGAGATCTCTCCTCAGTCATGAACAG GGATGGGTGACTTTGCAGTTAATACGAGATCCAGCAAACGCTAGAGGCTTCTTGTCTGCAAGGTCTGTGACTGGTTTTCTTTCCGATGTTTACCGTCCAGCTGCAGATCGAGTTGGAAAAATCTTCATAATCGCAGATGAGAGG GTACAAGGAGCTGTGTTTGATCTACCAGAGGACATCGCTAAAGAGCTGCTAGAGAATGAAGTGCCAGAAGGAAACAGTATATCCTTGATAACAAAG TTGCCCCCGCTGCAAGATGATGGACCGTCTAGTGATAACTATGGACGGTTCTCTAGCAGAGACAGGATgcctagaggaggaggaggttctaGAGGGTCAAGATTTGGCGGTAGAGGAGGAGGATCATCACGAGGACGTGATAGTTGGGGAGGTGATGATGACAGAAGAAGTAGAAGCAGTGGTGGTGGAGGTAGCAGCTGGTcccgtggtggtggtggttccaGAGGAAGTTCTGATGATTGGTTGATTGGCGGCGGTAGTGACAGAAGATCAAGCAGCAGAGCTCCTTCTAGGGAGAG GAGTTTTGGAGGTGCTTGCTTCAATTGTGGAAGTTCAGGACACAGGGCAGCAGATTGTCCTGACAAGAGAGGGTTTTAA
- the LOC108854087 gene encoding LOW QUALITY PROTEIN: sugar transport protein 13 (The sequence of the model RefSeq protein was modified relative to this genomic sequence to represent the inferred CDS: inserted 1 base in 1 codon; deleted 2 bases in 1 codon): MAGGGFATAPANGVEFEAKSTPIVIISCIMAATGGLMFGYDVGVSGGVIAMPEFLKKFFPVVYGELKAGAKKNNYCKSNNQGLQLFTSSLYLAGLTAALFASYTTRTLGRRPTMLIAGVFYIIGVVLNAAAQDLAMLITGRILLGCGVGFANQAVPLFLSEIAPTKIRGGLNILFQLNVTFGILFANLVNYGTAKIKGEWGWRLSLCLAGIPALLLTVGALLVTETPNSLDERGRFNEGKAVLRQIRGTVNVEPEFAVLLEASSLAKEVKHSFRYLLQRRNRPHLIIAVALEIFQQSTGINAIMFYAPVLFSTSGFGSDASLYSAVLTGAVNVXSTLVSIYFVDKVGRRVLLLEAGVQMFFSQLVIAIVLGMKVTDHSNNLSKGFAVLVVVMSCTHVAAFAWSWGPLGWLIPSEIFPLETRSMGQSVTVCVNLLLTFIIAQAFLWMMCHFKIGIFIFFSSWVLVMTLFVVFLLPETKNVPIEEMRERVWKKHWFWARFMDDQNVIG, from the exons ATGGCCGGCGGAGGATTTGCGACGGCTCCGGCAAACGGTGTGGAGTTTGAGGCAAAGAGTACTCCTATAGTCATCATCTCTTGCATCATGGCTGCAACCGGTGGCCTCATGTTCGGCTACGATGTCGGTGTCTCCG GTGGAGTGATAGCGATGCCagaatttttgaaaaagtttttcCCGGTGGTCTACGGAGAGCTG AAAGCCGGCGCCAAGAAAAACAACTACTGCAAAAGTAACAACCAAGGACTACAACTCTTCACATCATCTCTGTACTTAGCCGGTCTAACCGCAGCGTTGTTCGCTTCATACACGACGAGAACACTTGGACGAAGGCCAACCATGCTCATAGCTGGCGTGTTCTACATCATCGGTGTGGTTCTCAATGCTGCCGCACAAGACTTAGCCATGCTTATTACAGGCCGGATATTGCTTGGTTGTGGAGTTGGGTTCGCTAATCAAGCCGTCCCGTTGTTCTTGTCGGAGATTGCACCCACAAAGATCCGAGGTGGTCTTAATATTCTGTTTCAGCTTAACGTCACTTTTGGTATCCTCTTCGCCAATCTTGTCAACTACGGCACCGCTAA GATTAAAGGAGAATGGGGATGGAGGCTGTCACTTTGTTTGGCCGGAATCCCAGCGCTTCTACTGACTGTGGGAGCTTTATTGGTGACGGAGACACCGAACAGTCTCGATGAAAGAGGTCGTTTCAATGAAGGCAAAGCCGTTCTCCGTCAGATTCGAGGCACCGTTAATGTGGAACCAGAGTTCGCTGTTCTCCTTGAAGCTAGCAGCCTTGCCAAAGAAGTCAAACACTCTTTCAGATACCTTCTTCAACGCAGGAACCGGCCTCATCTCATCATCGCCGTTGCCTTGGAG ATTTTCCAGCAAAGCACTGGAATCAACGCCATTATGTTCTATGCTCCTGTTCTTTTCAGCACTTCAGGCTTTGGGAGTGACGCGTCTCTCTACTCTGCAGTGCTCACCGGTGCAGTCAACG CCTCCACTCTAGTCTCTATCTACTTCGTTGATAAAGTCGGTCGtcgtgttcttcttcttgaagcTGGAGTCCAGATGTTCTTCTCTCAGCTCGTGATCGCCATTGTCCTCGGCATGAAAGTCACAGACCACTCTAATAACCTTTCCAAAGGGTTTGCGGTTCTGGTTGTGGTGATGAGCTGTACCCATGTAGCTGCTTTCGCCTGGTCTTGGGGACCGCTCGGTTGGCTAATCCCCAGTGAAATTTTCCCTCTGGAGACACGTTCCATGGGGCAGAGTGTGACGGTCTGTGTCAACTTGCTCCTCACTTTCATTATAGCTCAGGCTTTCCTCTGGATGATGTGTCATTTCAAGATTGGGatattcatcttcttttcttcgTGGGTCTTGGTCATGACTCTGTTTGTTGTGTTCCTCCTTCCTGAAACCAAGAACGTACCTATCGAGGAGATGAGGGAGAGAGTGTGGAAGAAGCACTGGTTCTGGGCTAGGTTCATGGATGATCAAAATGTAATCGGTTAG
- the LOC108849057 gene encoding UMP-CMP kinase 3 isoform X1, whose protein sequence is MGSTVDAAANKGVNGTATAKKPTVIFVLGGPGSGKGTQCAYIVEHYGYTHLSAGDLLRAEIKSGNENGTMIQNMIKEGKIVPSEVTIKLLQKAIQENGNDKFLIDGFPRNEENRAAFEKVTEIEPKFVLFFDCPEEEMERRLLGRNQGREDDNIETIRKRFKVFLESSLPVIQYYEAKGKVRKIHAAKPIEDVFQEVKAVFTPEAEKVKNNTCVIL, encoded by the exons ATGGGATCCACTGTTGATGCAGCAGCAAACAAG GGTGTTAATGGAACCGCAACTGCCAAGAAACCCACTGTTATATTTGTCCTTG GTGGCCCAGGAAGTGGGAAAGGTACACAGTGTGCCTATATCGTTGAACATTATGGCTACACACATCTGAGTGCTGGAGACCTTCTTAGAGCTGAAATTAAATCTGGCAATGAAAATGG AACTATGATCCAGAATATGATTAAAGAAGGGAAGATTGTACCATCTGAGGTTACAATCAAGCTTCTGCAGAAAGCAATTCAGGAAAACGGGAATGACAAGTTCCTCATTGATGGTTTCCCTCGCAATGAGGAGAACCGAGCTGCCTTTGAAAAAGTT ACTGAGATTGAGCCCAAGTTTGTCTTGTTCTTTGATTGTCCTGAGGAAGAGATGGAGAGGCGCCTGTTGGGCAGAAACCAG GGGAGAGAGGATGACAATATCGAGACTATAAGGAAGCGTTTCAAGGTGTTTCTTGAATCTAGCTTGCCTGTTATTCAGTACTACGAAGCTAAGGGTAAAGTTAGGAAG ATTCATGCCGCAAAGCCCATTGAAGATGTGTTTCAGGAGGTGAAGGCAGTCTTTACACCTGAAGCTGAGAAGGTAAAAAACAATACTTGTGTGATTCTCTAA